GGCACTCGGCCAGCGGCAGTCCGACGTGGCCGAGGAAGCCGGTGGGAGCCCAGCCGGTGCCGCCCTCGGCCCCGTCGACGGTGACGGCGTGGGCGCCCGCTTCCCACGCGATGTCGGCGGCCCTGCCGACGTCCCGGCCGGGGAAGAGCTTCACCCAGCAGCGGGCGCGAGGGTAGTTGTTGCGCATGAGCTGGATCTGACGCCGGAAGATCTCCTCGGTGAAGGTGCCCGGGCTGGAGCAGCGCAGGACCTCTCCGCCGTCGGGGGCGAGGCGTTCGACGGCGTACTGCCCGTCGAGGTCCGCGGCGACCGCCTCGCTGATCATGGTGAGACCGCCGAGTCCGGGCTTGGCGCCCTGGCCGACCTTCATCTCGAAGCCGAGGCGGCCCGAGGCGAGGAGTCCAAAGACGGCGGGGTCGCTGTAGACGTGGTTCCAGACCTCGGAGTCGGCGTCCTCGGTGCTCTGCTGGACGCAGACTCCTCCGACGCCGTCCGGCAGTTCCTCGCAGTAGGCGTGGATGCGCTCCAGGAGCCCTTTGCGGTGGTCGTCACCGCTGCTGCGGAAGCCGTTCATCGGAGCGACGTTCTCTCCGACGACCATGGGGATGCCGAGGCGTCCGGCCTGCCGGCTGAGGGCGAGGCTGGTACCGGCGACGCGGGTGGAGCCGAGGGCCGACACGTAGACGGGTAC
The DNA window shown above is from Streptomyces sp. NBC_00247 and carries:
- a CDS encoding glutamate synthase-related protein, which codes for MTYLTAPGLPEDAIRARARDGAAAAFPPLDTYGTAVFGAAPGERGDEIDALRLAPPVFMPGRLAELIELGREPLYSDVRLATALGGFDAPVPVYVSALGSTRVAGTSLALSRQAGRLGIPMVVGENVAPMNGFRSSGDDHRKGLLERIHAYCEELPDGVGGVCVQQSTEDADSEVWNHVYSDPAVFGLLASGRLGFEMKVGQGAKPGLGGLTMISEAVAADLDGQYAVERLAPDGGEVLRCSSPGTFTEEIFRRQIQLMRNNYPRARCWVKLFPGRDVGRAADIAWEAGAHAVTVDGAEGGTGWAPTGFLGHVGLPLAECLRRVEPAGRTLLASGRVWDGIRAVKLLALGAHAVGLGRAALIATDEDPERGLERLLDAMALEMRMAVSSLGRYTAHETGPEDLWRPES